A window of Sphingorhabdus lacus contains these coding sequences:
- the alaS gene encoding alanine--tRNA ligase — MTSTNDIRRGFLDYFGNAQHDVVQSAPLVPYNDPTLMFVNAGMVPFKNVFTGLESREIPRATSSQKCVRAGGKHNDLDNVGYTARHHTFFEMLGNFSFGDYFKEDAIVHAWTLLTKVWGLDPNRLTTTVYHTDDEAFDLWRKIAGLPEERIIRIATNDNFWSMGDTGPCGPCSEIFYDHGDHIFGGPPGSPDEDGDRFVEIWNLVFMQFERHDDGSQTELPKPSIDTGMGLERIAAVLQGVHDNYDTDTFKALIAASQELTGTKAEGEQMASHRVIADHLRSTSFLLADGVMPSNEGRGYVLRRIMRRAMRHAHILGAKEPLMHRLVGNLVSEMGAAYPELIRAQQLIEATLNQEETQFRRTLDKGLKLLDEATMGMQPGDTLAGETAFKLYDTYGFPYDLTEDALRAQGFGIDAEGFDAAMTAQKERARAAWKGSGAKASDDVWFDIAERVGSTEFTGYSASEGEGQVLALVNDGIEVQSAVANDTVTVITNQTPFYGESGGQMGDAGTISGANMKGEVTDTAKPLGRLNAHQVTLSSGEIKVGDVVTLKIDTKRRDALRANHSATHLLHAALRNSLGGHVTQKGSLVAPDRLRFDFSHNQAVSAAEIAQIEADVNAQIRGNRAVTTRLMTPDDAVAAGALALFGEKYGDEVRVLSMGDAEGTNYSVELCGGTHVNALGDIALFTVLSEGAVASGIRRIEALTGEAARQHLAGREVQLKDVAALLKTAPDEVAARVETLLAERKRLEKELSEAKTALALSGGSGPKAEAEDVNGVSFMGQVITGIEPKALRGLADDQMKAIGTGIVAIVAANETSNTVVVAVSEALHGKITAPDLVRAATAAMGGQGGGGRPDMAQGGGPAGADQASAALDAIKAALSA, encoded by the coding sequence ATGACCTCAACAAATGACATCCGCCGCGGTTTTCTCGACTATTTTGGCAACGCCCAGCATGACGTAGTGCAGTCTGCACCGCTCGTGCCCTACAATGACCCTACGTTGATGTTCGTCAACGCCGGGATGGTGCCGTTTAAAAATGTCTTCACCGGCCTTGAAAGCCGGGAGATTCCCCGGGCGACGTCGAGCCAGAAATGCGTGCGCGCCGGTGGCAAGCATAATGACCTCGACAATGTCGGCTATACGGCGCGACACCATACTTTCTTTGAAATGCTGGGGAATTTCTCCTTCGGCGATTATTTCAAGGAAGATGCGATTGTTCATGCCTGGACGTTGCTGACGAAAGTCTGGGGGCTTGATCCCAACCGGTTGACGACCACCGTTTATCACACCGATGACGAGGCATTTGACCTGTGGCGCAAGATTGCAGGCCTTCCTGAAGAACGTATCATCCGCATCGCAACCAACGACAATTTCTGGTCGATGGGCGATACCGGGCCGTGCGGACCATGCAGTGAGATTTTCTACGATCATGGCGACCATATTTTTGGTGGCCCTCCGGGAAGTCCGGATGAAGATGGCGACCGCTTTGTCGAAATCTGGAACCTTGTGTTCATGCAGTTTGAACGGCATGACGATGGCAGCCAGACCGAACTGCCCAAACCGTCTATCGACACCGGCATGGGTCTGGAGCGCATCGCAGCGGTGTTGCAGGGTGTCCACGACAATTATGATACCGATACGTTCAAGGCGCTGATTGCAGCATCGCAAGAACTGACAGGAACCAAGGCCGAAGGCGAACAGATGGCCAGCCACCGGGTCATTGCCGACCATCTTCGGTCGACCAGCTTCCTGTTGGCGGACGGGGTCATGCCGTCCAATGAAGGCCGCGGCTATGTCCTGCGCCGCATCATGCGCCGCGCAATGCGCCATGCCCATATCTTGGGGGCGAAAGAACCCTTGATGCACCGGCTCGTGGGCAATCTCGTGTCCGAAATGGGCGCTGCTTACCCCGAACTGATCCGCGCACAGCAGCTGATTGAGGCCACTCTCAACCAAGAAGAAACCCAATTCCGCCGCACGCTCGACAAGGGTTTGAAGCTGCTGGATGAGGCGACAATGGGCATGCAGCCGGGCGACACGCTCGCCGGCGAAACCGCGTTCAAGCTCTACGATACATACGGCTTCCCCTACGACTTAACCGAAGACGCACTTCGCGCCCAAGGTTTCGGTATCGATGCCGAAGGCTTCGATGCTGCCATGACGGCGCAAAAAGAACGCGCGCGGGCTGCATGGAAGGGATCGGGCGCCAAAGCATCCGACGATGTGTGGTTCGATATTGCCGAACGAGTCGGTTCGACAGAATTCACCGGTTACTCCGCCAGCGAAGGTGAAGGTCAGGTGCTTGCCCTCGTCAATGATGGCATCGAAGTGCAATCAGCTGTTGCGAACGACACGGTAACAGTGATCACCAACCAGACTCCTTTTTATGGGGAAAGTGGTGGGCAGATGGGCGACGCCGGCACGATTTCCGGCGCGAATATGAAAGGCGAGGTGACAGATACCGCCAAGCCTTTGGGCCGTCTGAACGCGCATCAAGTGACCTTGTCGTCTGGGGAGATCAAGGTCGGCGATGTCGTCACGCTAAAAATCGATACTAAGCGCCGCGATGCCTTGCGTGCAAACCACAGTGCGACTCATTTGTTGCACGCGGCGTTGCGGAATAGCTTGGGCGGCCATGTGACGCAGAAGGGTAGTCTTGTTGCACCGGATCGCTTGCGCTTTGACTTCTCGCACAATCAGGCGGTCAGCGCGGCAGAGATTGCGCAGATCGAGGCCGACGTGAACGCGCAGATTCGCGGCAATCGCGCGGTCACAACGCGCCTGATGACCCCCGACGATGCTGTGGCCGCCGGTGCGCTTGCCCTGTTCGGCGAGAAATATGGCGACGAGGTCCGCGTGCTCAGCATGGGCGACGCAGAAGGTACAAATTACTCTGTCGAATTGTGCGGCGGTACGCACGTCAATGCATTAGGCGACATTGCCTTATTCACGGTCCTCTCCGAAGGTGCCGTCGCTAGTGGTATTCGCCGGATCGAAGCACTGACGGGCGAAGCGGCACGGCAACATTTGGCTGGCCGCGAGGTTCAGTTGAAAGATGTGGCAGCGCTTTTGAAAACCGCACCGGATGAAGTAGCGGCGCGTGTCGAAACCCTGCTTGCCGAACGCAAGCGGCTTGAAAAAGAACTGAGCGAAGCGAAAACTGCGCTCGCGCTTTCGGGCGGATCTGGACCCAAAGCGGAAGCAGAGGACGTAAACGGCGTTTCGTTCATGGGTCAGGTCATTACAGGAATCGAACCCAAGGCGCTGCGCGGATTGGCCGATGACCAGATGAAAGCTATTGGAACCGGTATTGTAGCTATTGTGGCGGCAAACGAAACAAGCAACACCGTTGTGGTGGCGGTCTCTGAAGCACTGCATGGGAAAATCACGGCCCCTGATCTCGTCCGCGCTGCGACTGCAGCGATGGGCGGGCAGGGTGGTGGCGGTCGCCCAGACATGGCTCAAGGCGGCGGCCCAGCAGGTGCAGATCAGGCTTCAGCCGCGCTCGACGCGATAAAGGCAGCGTTGAGCGCCTGA
- a CDS encoding glutathione S-transferase family protein: MSLIVHHLNNSRSQRILWLLEELNLNYEIRHHQRDAVTNLAPPELLAVHPLGKSPVIEDGGKVIYESAAIVEYICERHGGAHLVPARGTDDHIRYVEYLHFAEGSAMTPILLNLYTARLGEAAAPLRPRIDQQLQSHFQYMEDQILPSGWFVGDALTGADIMLSFPAEAAVKMGYAADKPKLTAYVAAIHARPAYQKALEKGGPYAYA, from the coding sequence ATGTCACTGATCGTCCACCATCTCAACAATTCCAGGTCCCAGCGTATCCTCTGGCTGCTGGAGGAACTGAACCTGAATTACGAAATCCGCCACCACCAACGCGACGCCGTCACCAATCTCGCACCCCCCGAATTATTGGCTGTCCATCCGCTCGGTAAATCACCGGTGATCGAGGACGGCGGCAAGGTGATCTACGAATCCGCAGCCATCGTCGAATATATCTGCGAACGCCACGGCGGCGCGCATCTAGTTCCGGCACGCGGCACCGACGACCATATCCGCTACGTCGAATATCTCCACTTTGCCGAAGGGTCGGCCATGACGCCGATCCTGTTGAACCTCTACACCGCACGCCTCGGCGAAGCCGCCGCACCGCTGCGCCCCCGGATCGACCAGCAACTGCAAAGCCACTTCCAATATATGGAAGACCAAATTCTGCCATCAGGCTGGTTCGTCGGCGACGCACTGACCGGTGCGGACATCATGCTCAGCTTCCCGGCAGAAGCTGCTGTCAAAATGGGATATGCCGCCGACAAGCCGAAACTCACAGCCTATGTGGCCGCAATCCACGCCCGCCCAGCCTATCAGAAAGCACTCGAAAAAGGCGGGCCCTATGCCTATGCCTGA
- the speB gene encoding agmatinase: MHPAIHLLGLPTDQNSSFERGAAQGPAAIRAALWSDRGNLSSESGLEIGSDIELVDHGDLPLTDSDCAADDAMIANAVAGILARGGIPLALGGDHAVTYPLVAAVAAHHGPLNILHFDAHPDLYDDFEGNPRSHASPFARILEGGHARRLVQLGIRTLNRHCRAQADRFGVEIIPMANFAPSQVPVLDGPLYISIDLDGIDPSEAPGVAHPEPGGLTVREVLAVLARQKGRIVGADIVELNPKNDRNAVTATLAAKLLKELASFSQVNKPDF; this comes from the coding sequence ATGCATCCCGCTATCCACCTTCTCGGGCTTCCCACGGACCAGAACAGCTCGTTCGAACGCGGCGCGGCGCAGGGGCCCGCCGCAATCCGCGCGGCCTTGTGGAGCGACCGGGGCAACCTTTCGTCCGAATCGGGGCTGGAAATCGGTAGCGATATCGAGCTTGTCGACCATGGCGACCTGCCGCTGACCGATAGCGACTGCGCCGCCGACGATGCGATGATCGCCAATGCGGTGGCCGGCATTCTCGCCCGGGGCGGCATCCCCCTTGCGCTGGGCGGTGACCATGCTGTGACCTATCCGCTCGTCGCGGCGGTGGCGGCGCATCATGGCCCGCTGAACATCCTGCATTTCGATGCCCATCCCGACCTTTATGACGATTTTGAAGGCAATCCGCGCAGCCATGCCTCGCCCTTCGCCCGCATATTGGAGGGCGGCCATGCCAGGCGGCTGGTGCAACTGGGCATCCGCACGCTCAACCGCCACTGCCGCGCGCAGGCCGACCGTTTCGGCGTTGAAATCATCCCCATGGCCAACTTCGCCCCCTCCCAGGTGCCGGTGCTGGACGGTCCGCTCTATATCAGCATCGACCTCGACGGCATCGACCCCTCCGAAGCCCCCGGCGTCGCCCATCCCGAACCCGGCGGCCTCACCGTCCGCGAAGTCCTGGCCGTCCTAGCCCGCCAAAAAGGCCGGATTGTGGGCGCCGACATCGTCGAACTGAACCCGAAAAACGACCGCAACGCCGTCACCGCCACCCTCGCGGCCAAGCTCCTCAAAGAGCTCGCAAGCTTCAGCCAAGTTAACAAACCTGATTTTTAG
- the recA gene encoding recombinase RecA codes for MAASLKVIDGVQAKNMNSAERDKALEAALAQIDRAFGKGSAMKLGSREAIAIDAVSTGSLGLDIALGIGGLPKGRVIEIYGPESSGKTTLTLHAIAEAQKAGGTAAFIDAEHALDPAYAKKLGVDIDNLIVSQPDTGEQALEIADTLVRSNAVDILVIDSVAALVPRAEIEGEMGDSHVGLQARLMSQALRKITGSISRSNCMVIFINQIRMKIGVMYGSPETTTGGNALKFYASVRLDIRRTGQIKQGEDIVGNTTRVKVVKNKVAPPFKQVEFDIMYGQGISKTGELLDLGVKAGIVEKSGSWFSYDSIRIGQGRENSKTYLTENPEVAAKLEAAIRGKTEEVAEVMMTGSDAEDDIVE; via the coding sequence ATGGCAGCAAGTCTTAAAGTTATCGATGGAGTTCAGGCAAAGAATATGAACAGCGCAGAACGTGATAAAGCACTCGAAGCCGCATTGGCGCAGATTGACCGTGCCTTTGGCAAGGGTTCCGCCATGAAGCTGGGCAGCCGGGAGGCGATTGCCATTGATGCGGTTTCGACCGGATCCTTGGGCCTCGACATCGCGCTTGGAATTGGCGGTTTGCCAAAGGGGCGTGTGATTGAAATTTACGGTCCGGAAAGCTCGGGCAAGACGACCCTGACCCTGCACGCCATTGCGGAAGCGCAAAAGGCAGGGGGCACGGCGGCCTTTATCGACGCGGAACATGCGCTCGACCCCGCTTATGCCAAGAAACTGGGCGTCGATATCGACAATCTGATCGTGTCGCAGCCGGACACGGGCGAACAGGCGCTGGAAATCGCCGATACGCTCGTCCGGTCCAACGCCGTCGATATTTTGGTCATCGACTCGGTTGCCGCACTGGTGCCGCGCGCTGAAATCGAGGGCGAAATGGGCGACAGCCATGTCGGTCTGCAGGCCCGTTTGATGAGCCAGGCGCTCCGCAAGATTACAGGTTCGATCAGCCGGTCGAACTGCATGGTCATCTTCATCAACCAGATCCGTATGAAGATCGGCGTGATGTACGGTTCGCCTGAAACCACGACCGGCGGTAACGCGCTCAAATTCTACGCATCGGTCCGTCTCGACATCCGCCGCACCGGCCAGATCAAGCAGGGTGAGGATATTGTCGGCAACACCACCCGCGTGAAGGTTGTGAAGAACAAGGTGGCGCCGCCCTTCAAGCAGGTCGAATTCGACATCATGTACGGGCAGGGCATTTCCAAGACCGGCGAGTTGCTCGATCTGGGTGTGAAGGCCGGTATCGTCGAAAAGTCGGGTAGCTGGTTCAGCTACGATTCGATCCGCATCGGGCAGGGGCGTGAAAACTCCAAAACCTATCTGACCGAAAATCCCGAAGTGGCCGCAAAACTCGAAGCTGCGATCCGCGGCAAGACCGAGGAAGTGGCCGAGGTGATGATGACCGGTTCCGACGCGGAAGACGATATCGTCGAATAA